A window of Garciella nitratireducens DSM 15102 contains these coding sequences:
- the minD gene encoding septum site-determining protein MinD, whose amino-acid sequence MSEVIVITSGKGGVGKTTTTANIGTALSLLGKSVVVVDADIGLRNLDVVMGLENRIVYDIVDAAQGNCRLKQALIKDKRFESLYLLPAAQTKDKTALEPKQMQALTDKLKKEFDFVLIDCPAGIEQGFKNAIAGADRAIVVTAPEISAVRDADRIIGLLEANEIYNPLLVINKVRIDMVKKGDMMDIEDMIDILSIDLLGVIPDDESIVISTNKGEPAVMDSNSLAGKAYRNISERILGKDVPFLNLDIEEGFFKKFAKRLGFKF is encoded by the coding sequence ATGAGTGAAGTTATTGTTATTACTTCAGGGAAAGGTGGAGTTGGAAAAACTACAACTACAGCTAATATTGGTACTGCGTTAAGTTTGTTGGGAAAAAGTGTAGTAGTTGTAGATGCGGATATAGGACTTAGAAATTTGGACGTTGTTATGGGATTAGAAAATAGAATTGTATATGATATTGTAGATGCTGCCCAAGGGAACTGTAGATTAAAACAAGCGTTGATCAAAGATAAGCGATTTGAAAGTTTATATTTATTACCTGCAGCTCAAACAAAAGATAAGACGGCTCTTGAGCCAAAACAAATGCAAGCATTAACTGATAAATTAAAGAAGGAATTTGATTTTGTATTAATTGATTGCCCTGCAGGAATAGAACAAGGATTTAAAAATGCTATAGCAGGGGCGGATAGAGCTATTGTGGTAACTGCTCCAGAAATATCTGCTGTAAGGGATGCTGATCGAATTATTGGTTTATTAGAAGCTAATGAAATATATAATCCATTATTAGTAATCAATAAAGTCCGTATAGATATGGTTAAAAAAGGAGATATGATGGATATTGAGGATATGATTGATATTTTATCTATTGATTTATTAGGAGTGATTCCGGATGATGAAAGTATTGTTATCTCTACTAATAAGGGAGAGCCAGCCGTTATGGATTCCAATTCTTTAGCAGGAAAGGCTTATAGAAATATTTCAGAAAGGATATTGGGAAAAGATGTACCATTTTTAAATTTAGATATTGAGGAAGGATTTTTTAAAAAATTTGCTAAGAGATTAGGATTTAAATTTTAA
- the minE gene encoding cell division topological specificity factor MinE: MFKLFSREGENKSKNVAKERLKLVLVHDRANVSPQFLEMIKGDIMNVIQDYIEVDEEGFEINLTKTKREQDNAMVPALIANIPIKKMKNRESIKGA, encoded by the coding sequence TTGTTTAAGCTATTTAGTCGGGAAGGAGAAAATAAGAGTAAAAATGTTGCGAAAGAAAGATTAAAATTAGTTTTAGTACATGATCGAGCTAATGTTTCTCCTCAGTTTTTAGAGATGATAAAGGGAGATATTATGAATGTGATTCAAGATTATATAGAAGTAGATGAAGAAGGTTTTGAGATCAATTTAACAAAAACTAAAAGAGAGCAAGATAATGCTATGGTACCAGCGCTTATTGCCAATATACCTATTAAGAAAATGAAAAATCGAGAATCAATAAAAGGAGCATAA
- a CDS encoding penicillin-binding transpeptidase domain-containing protein — MIAEKNKYRFKFIYGFIIAVTVIFLFRLAQLQIVEGEKYKETANSKILQKITIPAERGKIYTNEGYTLATNRVGYSVEMYYTQMDEEKRNQMILKLTSILDKNQEEYEDEFPIIIQEDGSLIFTYELEEQKWKKEHNIPIDASARETINILRKRYYVKENISDKLALEAITKVHLNESIPISLDPKPIFTFEKEEKNWKQWHGFEKKELNYTANQSFRKLREMNKIGQEYTKQEARKILLIREKMKKQGFRSWEAIEIANDVKEETMAQIIAHQDEFPGIAVNAQPIRSYPQGSMAAHILGYISKVSEEDVAKGEYKMQDLKGAQGIEGIFEPQLKGEDGERLIVTDHRGRPKNNFEGQEKSPVPGNNVFLTIDYNLQKTAEESLEKTIKNLQKGTNGRKAANAKSGAVVVIDVNTGGVLAMSSYPSYDPNLFSKGISTEDWKKLNVLSDDPLHARPLYNNATMAALPPGSIFKMVTATAGLQEGKVGPKEYIYDGGQYPGYSGNRFRCWLRSGHGNENMAEALRDSCNVYFYEVGNRAGIDKIEEYAKKFGLGKRTGIEIGESKGNLATKDAKKQTWMYTTSNYIRNTVGITGNSTITNEYGEKQEVYTSYAIAKELFDLVEKFEKTDSNEIYSLIVKKLQKYDIRDSQHIYQIYQYVLAGKWTQADTLNTSIGQGGNSFTPVQMANYIATLVNGGKNYKVHLVDKITTSEGEVIEQVEPEVINEIKIQPENLEAIKQGMKMVTMSGGTGAGDFMGFPHDTIGVGAKTGSAQYGSEGTDAIAWYAAFAPYKKPEIAVVAMIVQGHSGGYAGTVVRDIMDSYFGLNEKEQQEQNKKQQKLEYKSINIKLNE; from the coding sequence ATGATAGCAGAAAAAAATAAATATCGTTTTAAATTTATATATGGATTTATTATAGCTGTTACGGTGATTTTTCTTTTTCGATTAGCACAATTGCAAATCGTAGAAGGAGAGAAGTATAAAGAAACAGCTAATAGTAAAATATTACAGAAAATTACTATACCTGCTGAAAGAGGTAAAATATATACCAATGAAGGTTATACTCTTGCTACTAATAGAGTCGGATATTCGGTAGAGATGTATTATACTCAAATGGATGAAGAAAAAAGAAATCAAATGATATTAAAATTAACTTCTATTTTAGATAAAAATCAAGAGGAATATGAAGATGAATTTCCCATTATTATTCAAGAAGATGGAAGTCTAATATTTACTTATGAATTAGAGGAACAGAAGTGGAAAAAAGAACATAATATTCCAATAGATGCCAGTGCAAGAGAGACGATAAATATTTTACGAAAAAGATATTATGTAAAAGAAAATATCAGTGATAAGCTTGCTTTAGAAGCAATTACTAAAGTTCATTTAAATGAAAGCATTCCTATTTCCTTAGATCCAAAACCTATTTTTACTTTTGAAAAAGAGGAAAAAAATTGGAAACAATGGCATGGATTTGAAAAAAAAGAACTTAATTATACAGCAAATCAATCTTTTCGTAAATTAAGAGAGATGAATAAAATTGGGCAAGAATATACCAAGCAAGAAGCTAGAAAGATTCTTCTTATCCGAGAAAAAATGAAGAAACAAGGATTTCGATCTTGGGAAGCCATTGAAATTGCAAATGATGTAAAAGAAGAAACTATGGCACAAATTATAGCTCATCAAGATGAATTCCCTGGTATTGCTGTAAATGCTCAACCTATTCGCAGTTATCCTCAAGGAAGTATGGCAGCCCATATTTTAGGATATATTAGTAAAGTAAGTGAAGAGGATGTGGCAAAAGGCGAATATAAAATGCAAGATTTAAAAGGGGCACAAGGGATAGAAGGAATTTTTGAACCTCAATTAAAAGGAGAAGATGGAGAACGATTAATTGTAACAGATCATAGAGGCAGACCTAAAAATAATTTTGAAGGACAAGAAAAATCTCCAGTTCCAGGCAATAATGTATTCCTTACTATTGATTATAATTTGCAGAAAACTGCTGAAGAATCCTTAGAAAAGACTATTAAAAATTTACAAAAAGGGACTAATGGAAGAAAAGCAGCCAATGCTAAATCTGGTGCAGTAGTAGTTATTGATGTCAACACTGGGGGAGTTTTAGCAATGTCTAGTTATCCGTCCTATGATCCGAATCTTTTTTCAAAGGGAATTTCTACAGAGGATTGGAAAAAATTAAATGTATTAAGCGATGATCCTTTGCATGCTCGTCCTCTTTATAATAATGCTACTATGGCTGCACTTCCACCTGGTTCTATTTTTAAAATGGTAACTGCAACTGCAGGATTACAAGAGGGAAAAGTGGGACCTAAGGAGTATATTTATGATGGGGGACAATATCCTGGTTATAGTGGGAATAGATTTCGATGCTGGTTAAGAAGTGGTCATGGAAATGAAAATATGGCTGAGGCTTTAAGAGATTCTTGTAATGTATATTTTTATGAAGTAGGAAATCGAGCAGGGATTGATAAGATTGAAGAATATGCAAAAAAATTTGGATTAGGGAAAAGAACTGGGATTGAAATAGGAGAATCTAAAGGAAATTTAGCAACAAAAGATGCCAAAAAACAAACTTGGATGTATACTACTTCAAATTATATTAGAAATACAGTTGGAATTACTGGAAACAGTACTATTACTAATGAATACGGAGAAAAGCAAGAAGTGTATACTTCTTATGCGATAGCCAAAGAGTTATTTGATTTAGTAGAAAAATTTGAAAAAACAGATAGCAATGAGATTTATTCTTTGATTGTAAAAAAATTACAAAAATATGATATTAGAGATTCTCAACATATTTATCAAATTTATCAATACGTATTAGCAGGAAAATGGACACAGGCTGATACTTTAAATACTTCTATAGGACAAGGTGGGAATTCTTTTACGCCTGTTCAAATGGCAAATTATATTGCGACGTTAGTTAATGGAGGGAAAAATTATAAGGTTCATTTGGTTGATAAAATTACAACTTCTGAAGGAGAAGTAATTGAACAAGTGGAACCTGAAGTGATAAATGAGATAAAAATACAACCAGAGAATTTAGAAGCAATCAAACAAGGAATGAAGATGGTAACTATGTCTGGAGGAACAGGGGCTGGAGATTTTATGGGATTTCCCCATGATACAATAGGAGTAGGAGCTAAAACTGGTTCTGCTCAATATGGATCTGAAGGAACAGATGCTATAGCATGGTATGCGGCTTTTGCACCTTATAAAAAACCTGAAATTGCAGTAGTTGCAATGATTGTACAAGGACATAGTGGTGGATATGCTGGGACGGTGGTTCGAGATATTATGGATAGTTATTTTGGGTTGAATGAAAAAGAACAACAAGAACAAAATAAAAAACAACAAAAATTAGAATATAAATCTATTAATATAAAATTGAATGAATAA
- the radC gene encoding RadC family protein has translation MDGKGKHMTIKEFPIDERPREKLIKYGEKNLSDAELLAIILRTGSKDHTAISLAHYIIKDHKEGIRYLYNATIEEMSSIKGIGIAKATQIKAAIELGRRLSIQNPVKFFIKSPLDVVDYLMEEMRYCMEENFNVVLLDTKNRVISVENITKGIVNASLVHPREVFKIAIRKNSTSVILVHNHPSGDPTPSKEDRAITIRLIKAGEIIGIHVLDHIIIGDGHYLSFKESDML, from the coding sequence ATGGATGGAAAAGGGAAACATATGACTATAAAAGAATTTCCGATAGATGAGAGGCCAAGGGAAAAATTAATTAAATATGGAGAAAAGAATTTATCTGATGCAGAATTGCTTGCAATTATATTGAGAACAGGAAGTAAAGACCATACAGCGATTTCTTTAGCACATTATATTATAAAAGATCATAAAGAAGGAATTCGATATTTATATAATGCTACAATAGAAGAGATGAGTAGTATTAAAGGGATTGGGATAGCAAAAGCAACTCAAATAAAAGCTGCTATTGAATTGGGGAGAAGATTATCTATACAAAATCCTGTAAAATTTTTTATAAAAAGTCCACTGGATGTGGTAGACTATTTAATGGAAGAAATGAGATATTGTATGGAAGAAAATTTTAATGTAGTACTTTTAGATACAAAAAATAGAGTAATTAGTGTAGAAAATATTACCAAAGGGATTGTAAATGCATCTTTAGTTCATCCTAGAGAAGTATTTAAAATCGCTATTAGAAAAAATAGTACTTCTGTGATTTTAGTTCATAATCATCCCAGTGGAGATCCTACTCCTAGTAAAGAAGATAGAGCTATTACCATAAGACTCATTAAAGCAGGAGAGATTATAGGAATCCATGTTCTTGATCATATTATTATTGGAGATGGACATTATTTAAGCTTTAAAGAATCAGACATGCTATAA
- the mreD gene encoding rod shape-determining protein MreD, which produces MRILILTLLLLFEIILESTVLSFISIGGVTLNLVLITIVSIGLIYGKIEGMSLGLISGLLCDILFGRVLGFHALSYMLIGYLMGIISELVYRENRLISPLFTALSIFIYHVSFYFLQYFSGIEFSILQYFKNITVVSILVNSVIAFFIYPIFLKLSQQAFFR; this is translated from the coding sequence GTGAGAATATTGATTTTAACTTTATTATTATTATTTGAGATAATTTTGGAGTCTACTGTTTTATCTTTTATTAGTATTGGTGGTGTGACATTGAATTTAGTACTCATCACTATTGTATCTATAGGATTAATCTATGGGAAAATAGAAGGCATGAGTTTAGGACTTATTTCTGGTTTGTTGTGTGATATTCTTTTTGGAAGAGTACTAGGGTTTCATGCGCTTAGTTACATGTTAATAGGGTATTTAATGGGGATCATCAGTGAACTGGTTTATAGAGAAAATAGATTGATATCTCCTCTTTTTACAGCTTTAAGTATTTTTATATATCATGTTAGCTTTTATTTTTTACAATATTTCAGTGGCATTGAATTTTCTATATTACAATATTTTAAAAATATAACAGTTGTATCTATATTAGTAAATTCAGTCATTGCATTTTTTATCTATCCAATTTTTTTAAAATTAAGTCAGCAGGCTTTTTTTCGATAA
- a CDS encoding DUF4321 domain-containing protein: MKSNKNLLLLLITILSTMIAGGFIGDLLKDYLSIFQFNYPIKFFNVEENLWNIMDLNVFKLSFGMVININLGSILGVFLGLFIFYKNR, from the coding sequence ATGAAATCTAATAAAAATTTATTGTTATTATTGATAACTATTCTAAGCACTATGATTGCTGGAGGTTTTATAGGAGATTTATTAAAAGATTATCTTTCTATTTTTCAGTTTAATTATCCTATAAAATTTTTTAATGTTGAAGAAAATCTATGGAATATCATGGATCTAAATGTTTTTAAATTATCTTTTGGTATGGTAATCAATATTAATCTTGGAAGTATTTTAGGAGTTTTTTTAGGATTATTTATTTTTTATAAGAATAGGTGA
- a CDS encoding rod shape-determining protein — translation MSKSLVFSKDMGIDLGTANTLVHVRGKGIVVREPSVVAINKNNKKVLAVGEEAKKMIGRTPGNIVAIRPMKDGVIADFDVTQNMLRYFIKKAYHKNKFVRPRVLVCVPSGITEVEKRAVIEASEQSGAKEAFIIEEPMAAAIGAGLPVAEPEGSMVVDIGGGTSEVAILSLGGIVTSKSIRIGGDEFDDSIIQYIKKEYNLMIGERTAEQIKIEIGSAYCVEEEKSIRIKGRDLVSGLPKTIEIDSKEIREALSEPISNILDAIKNTLEKTPPELAADIMDKGIMLTGGGALLRGLDELIRLETGMPVEIAENPLDCVVMGTGKILDDVDMFNKVIAAARLVE, via the coding sequence ATGAGTAAAAGTCTTGTGTTTTCAAAAGATATGGGTATTGATTTAGGGACTGCTAATACATTGGTTCATGTAAGAGGAAAAGGAATTGTGGTAAGAGAACCGTCAGTTGTTGCTATCAATAAAAATAATAAAAAAGTATTAGCAGTGGGAGAAGAAGCCAAAAAGATGATTGGAAGAACACCTGGAAATATTGTAGCGATTCGCCCTATGAAAGATGGAGTAATTGCAGATTTTGATGTAACTCAAAATATGCTTAGATATTTTATTAAAAAGGCTTATCATAAAAATAAATTTGTTCGTCCAAGAGTATTGGTTTGTGTACCTTCTGGAATAACAGAGGTGGAAAAAAGAGCTGTGATTGAAGCTTCCGAACAATCAGGAGCCAAAGAAGCATTTATTATTGAAGAACCTATGGCTGCTGCAATCGGAGCAGGTCTTCCTGTAGCGGAACCAGAAGGTAGCATGGTAGTAGATATTGGAGGCGGAACTAGTGAAGTAGCAATTCTTTCTTTAGGAGGAATTGTAACCAGTAAGTCTATTCGAATTGGTGGAGATGAATTTGACGATTCTATTATTCAATATATAAAAAAAGAATATAATTTAATGATAGGGGAGAGAACTGCGGAACAAATTAAAATAGAAATTGGCTCTGCTTATTGTGTAGAGGAAGAAAAATCTATTCGTATAAAGGGAAGAGATTTAGTATCAGGACTTCCAAAGACCATAGAAATTGACTCTAAGGAGATTAGAGAAGCTTTAAGTGAACCAATTTCTAATATTTTAGATGCAATAAAAAATACTTTAGAAAAAACCCCACCAGAATTGGCTGCAGATATTATGGATAAAGGAATTATGTTGACTGGTGGTGGAGCTTTACTTCGTGGTTTAGATGAGTTAATTCGATTAGAAACAGGGATGCCTGTAGAAATTGCAGAAAATCCTTTGGATTGTGTTGTAATGGGAACTGGAAAGATTCTTGACGATGTAGATATGTTTAACAAAGTTATCGCTGCAGCTAGATTAGTGGAATAA
- a CDS encoding NusG domain II-containing protein, with amino-acid sequence MKKGDKFLISIIIIVSLLLIGINTYYKNREDKLYAIIEVNGEKQQAINLSQVDKPYSIRMENEGEYNIIRVEPGSIRVIESSCPDKDCIKIGKLDRDGEISVCLPNKVIVRVVNFNRENQIDSTTY; translated from the coding sequence ATGAAAAAAGGGGATAAATTTTTAATTAGTATAATTATTATTGTTAGCTTATTATTAATAGGGATTAATACTTATTATAAAAATAGAGAAGATAAATTATATGCTATTATAGAGGTTAATGGAGAAAAACAGCAAGCAATTAATTTGTCACAAGTAGATAAACCTTATAGCATTCGAATGGAAAATGAAGGAGAATATAATATTATAAGAGTTGAACCTGGAAGTATTCGCGTTATTGAATCAAGTTGTCCTGATAAGGATTGCATTAAAATTGGGAAATTAGATAGAGATGGAGAAATTTCTGTATGTCTACCTAATAAAGTTATTGTTCGAGTAGTAAATTTTAATAGGGAGAATCAAATAGATAGTACTACTTATTAA
- a CDS encoding FAD:protein FMN transferase: MKRVFILVISLLFLSSCSNIGRDLTSLEPARESVNAMGTITDFIVYGSYADEGVQKGKEILLDLEQKMSLNRENSEVNQINLEAGKKPVSVSKDTFEVIKRGVYFSKLTAGQFDITIAPITELWNIGQDNQRIPNDKELKKACSLVNYKNIKLDEKKRMVFLEKEGMKIDLGGMAKGYAADKILKTFREMGIENALVSVGGNIKVIGKNPQENRPWKVGLRHPRKARGSYFATLDLKDGQTVVSSGDYERYFIKNKIRYHHIFDAKTGKPSRSGIIGVSIICDNSMDADALSTSVFLLGNKEGKGLIDKIEGVEAVIITDDLEVQMTQGAKSKVKLLEDHL, translated from the coding sequence TTGAAAAGAGTATTTATTTTAGTGATTAGTTTATTATTTTTATCTAGTTGTAGCAATATTGGTAGAGATTTAACTAGCTTAGAACCTGCAAGAGAAAGTGTAAATGCAATGGGAACTATTACAGACTTTATTGTTTATGGATCTTATGCTGATGAAGGAGTACAAAAAGGAAAAGAAATATTATTAGATTTAGAACAAAAGATGAGTTTAAATAGAGAAAATAGTGAGGTAAATCAAATTAATTTAGAAGCAGGTAAAAAACCTGTTTCAGTAAGTAAAGATACTTTTGAAGTAATCAAAAGAGGAGTTTATTTTTCAAAATTAACTGCAGGGCAATTTGATATTACCATAGCTCCTATTACTGAACTATGGAATATTGGACAAGATAATCAAAGAATCCCTAATGATAAAGAATTAAAAAAAGCTTGTTCTCTTGTTAATTATAAAAATATAAAATTGGATGAAAAAAAAAGAATGGTATTTTTAGAGAAAGAAGGAATGAAAATTGATTTAGGAGGAATGGCAAAGGGTTATGCAGCAGATAAAATTTTAAAAACTTTTCGTGAAATGGGAATCGAGAATGCTCTAGTAAGCGTGGGAGGAAATATAAAAGTTATAGGCAAAAATCCTCAAGAAAATCGTCCTTGGAAAGTAGGATTAAGACATCCTAGAAAGGCAAGAGGAAGTTATTTTGCTACTTTAGATTTAAAGGATGGACAAACGGTTGTATCTTCTGGAGATTATGAAAGATATTTTATAAAGAATAAAATACGTTATCATCATATTTTTGATGCTAAAACAGGAAAACCATCACGTAGTGGCATTATAGGAGTATCTATTATTTGTGATAATTCTATGGATGCAGATGCTTTATCTACGAGTGTTTTCCTTTTAGGAAATAAAGAAGGGAAAGGACTTATAGATAAGATAGAGGGTGTAGAAGCTGTAATTATTACTGATGATTTAGAAGTTCAAATGACACAAGGAGCTAAATCAAAAGTAAAATTATTAGAGGATCATTTATAA
- a CDS encoding Maf family protein, which produces MKKIILASQSPQRRKLLKQLGLNFKVIPSKIDETLENGGTICERIEKLALKKAQNIADFIDEEALIIGADTVVVLDEILGKPPTKEDAISMLKKLSGKTHQVITGISIIDTLSKKQCSSSQITYVTMRPYSEQDIHRYINSGEYQDKAGSYAIQGLGALLVEKIDGDYFNIVGLPISVLNYLLKKFDFDIFSLYDR; this is translated from the coding sequence ATGAAAAAAATAATCTTGGCGTCTCAATCTCCACAAAGAAGAAAATTATTAAAACAATTGGGGTTGAATTTTAAGGTGATTCCTAGTAAAATTGATGAAACTTTGGAAAATGGAGGCACAATCTGTGAAAGAATCGAAAAGTTAGCTTTAAAAAAAGCTCAAAATATAGCTGATTTTATAGATGAAGAGGCATTGATAATTGGAGCAGATACAGTAGTAGTTTTAGATGAAATATTGGGAAAGCCTCCTACTAAAGAAGATGCAATATCTATGTTAAAAAAATTATCAGGAAAAACCCATCAAGTTATTACAGGAATTTCTATTATTGATACTTTAAGTAAAAAACAATGTAGTAGTAGTCAAATTACTTATGTAACAATGAGACCTTATAGTGAACAAGATATCCACAGATATATAAATTCTGGAGAATATCAAGATAAAGCAGGATCCTATGCCATACAAGGTTTAGGAGCGCTACTAGTAGAAAAAATAGATGGGGATTATTTTAATATTGTTGGCTTGCCTATTAGCGTACTCAATTATTTACTTAAAAAATTTGATTTTGATATATTTTCTTTATATGATAGATAA
- the minC gene encoding septum site-determining protein MinC: MAEETVVFKGNRDGLYLMINNENDLEILKKKIQEKIASAQCFFQGIKKIKLSGTSLSRQDLNDLANWLEERYQIKIVDIKKENNEEGKSLFKLEQKIHNYPIKEGMTKFIYTTLRSGSRIQYDGNIVIIGDVNPGAEVIATGNIIVIGALRGIAHAGYLGNNYACVIAFSLQPTQLRISNIITRAPDQQDFKPTCPEKACIKEDSIVILPYYKNL, encoded by the coding sequence ATGGCAGAAGAGACTGTTGTATTTAAAGGCAATAGAGATGGATTATACTTAATGATTAATAATGAAAATGATTTAGAAATTTTAAAGAAAAAGATTCAAGAAAAGATTGCCTCTGCTCAATGTTTTTTTCAGGGGATAAAAAAAATAAAATTAAGTGGGACAAGCTTATCTAGACAAGATTTAAATGATTTAGCAAATTGGCTAGAAGAAAGGTATCAGATAAAGATTGTTGATATTAAAAAAGAGAATAATGAGGAAGGGAAAAGCCTTTTTAAGTTAGAACAAAAGATACATAATTATCCGATAAAAGAAGGTATGACTAAGTTTATTTATACTACTTTACGTTCTGGTAGCAGGATACAATATGATGGAAATATCGTTATTATTGGAGATGTAAATCCTGGGGCTGAAGTAATTGCTACAGGAAATATTATTGTAATAGGAGCCTTGAGAGGAATTGCTCATGCAGGTTATTTAGGAAATAATTATGCTTGTGTAATTGCTTTTTCATTACAACCTACTCAACTAAGAATTTCAAATATTATAACACGGGCACCAGATCAACAAGATTTTAAGCCAACTTGTCCAGAGAAGGCTTGTATAAAAGAAGATTCAATTGTTATTTTGCCATATTATAAGAATCTATAA
- the mreC gene encoding rod shape-determining protein MreC has translation MNWIKKHKLGIIVLIITIIFLILIAFTAQGRERLSKGESFVSRAVVPVQKTLYSITYHIKNFFGSITEVSSLRDTNEKLQKEIIELKKNQVELETLKSENERLKKLLNFQKKNSQYNYITAEIVSIDPEVWFDVFIIDKGFSDGIQKNMPICVEEGLVGKVIEVGENTSKILAISDTGNMVNGEIARTGDYIRIQGNGNSTLEGYVDPDVQLIPGDMIITSGLGNVFPENLIIGEVKSIEKQPGMLEKKVNIVPAVDLKQLKEVLILKKK, from the coding sequence TTGAACTGGATAAAGAAACATAAACTAGGTATAATCGTGCTTATAATTACAATTATTTTTCTTATTTTGATTGCTTTTACTGCCCAAGGAAGAGAAAGACTGAGTAAGGGAGAAAGTTTTGTTAGTAGAGCAGTTGTGCCAGTACAAAAAACTTTATATTCTATAACGTATCATATTAAAAATTTTTTTGGATCTATTACTGAGGTTAGCAGTTTGAGAGATACTAATGAGAAACTACAAAAAGAAATTATTGAATTGAAAAAAAATCAAGTAGAGTTAGAAACTTTAAAAAGTGAAAATGAAAGATTAAAAAAATTATTAAATTTTCAAAAGAAAAATTCCCAATATAATTATATTACAGCAGAGATTGTTTCTATTGATCCTGAGGTTTGGTTTGATGTATTTATAATAGATAAAGGATTTTCTGATGGAATTCAAAAAAACATGCCTATTTGTGTAGAAGAAGGATTGGTTGGTAAAGTGATTGAGGTGGGAGAAAATACTTCAAAGATTCTTGCTATATCAGATACGGGAAATATGGTAAATGGAGAGATTGCTAGAACAGGAGATTATATAAGGATACAAGGAAATGGAAATTCTACGCTTGAAGGATATGTAGATCCTGATGTCCAATTGATTCCTGGAGATATGATTATTACTTCTGGATTAGGAAATGTTTTTCCCGAGAATTTGATAATAGGGGAAGTGAAAAGTATAGAGAAGCAACCAGGGATGCTTGAAAAAAAAGTAAATATTGTTCCTGCTGTGGATTTAAAACAATTAAAGGAAGTACTTATTTTAAAGAAAAAATAA